Proteins encoded by one window of Scyliorhinus torazame isolate Kashiwa2021f chromosome 28, sScyTor2.1, whole genome shotgun sequence:
- the fut11 gene encoding alpha-(1,3)-fucosyltransferase 11, with amino-acid sequence MAAALLLLLLGPACGLRETGVFEAASALSGLVAGGSGNASRAGRDAELPVLLWWSEQLFPHFPGRSERIDCGAGASCLVTRSKRALAHRRTAALIFYGTDFRAYEAPLPRAPHHTWALFHEESPMNNYLLSQAAAIRLFNYTATFRRHSHYPLALQWLPAAAYLRAPPALPLATKNRLRRLGLAPVLYLQSHCQVASDRDRYVRLLMEHLQIDSYGQCLQNKDLPSDRLVDTLTATTEDTEFMEFISKYKFHLAMENAICDDYMTEKLWRPMHLGAVPIYRGSPVVQDWMPNPHSIILIDSFKSPKALADFINYLDQNDEEYMKYLEYKQPGGITNTLLLESLETRDWGVNDVNKPNYLNGFECFVCEKENERLRAEEAHRQQPDKFLPPAPRMAAYNHMGCPLPVPGYGNFDEIPEDDSWKQMWQQDYWQSLDQAEALSTMIHRNETDPNKLWDYVHQLMTKRSKH; translated from the exons ATGGCGGCCGCGCTCCTCCTCCTACTGCTGGGCCCTGCCTGCGGCCTGCGGGAGACCGGGGTGTTCGAGGCGGCCTCGGCGCTGTCGGGGCTGGTGGCGGGCGGCAGCGGGAACGCCAGCCGGGCCGGGCGGGACGCCGAGCTGCCGGTGCTGCTGTGGTGGAGCGAGCAGCTCTTCCCGCACTTCCCCGGGCGGAGCGAGCGCATCGACTGCGGCGCCGGGGCCTCCTGCCTGGTGACCCGCAGCAAGCGGGCGCTGGCCCACCGCCGCACCGCCGCCCTCATCTTCTACGGCACCGACTTCCGCGCCTACGAGGCGCCGCTGCCGCGGGCCCCGCACCACACCTGGGCCCTCTTCCACGAGGAGTCGCCCATGAACAACTACCTGCTGTCGCAGGCCGCCGCCATCCGCCTCTTCAACTACACCGCCACCTTCCGCCGCCACTCCCACTACCCGCTCGCCCTGCAGTGGCTGCCCGCCGCCGCCTACCTCCGCGCCCCGCCCGCACTGCCGCTCGCCACCAAGAACCGCCTCCGCCGCCTGGGCCTGGCCCCCGTCCTCTACCTGCAGTCCCACTGCCAGGTGGCCTCCGACCGCGACCGCTATGTCCGCCTGCTGATGGAGCACCTGCAG ATTGATTCTTACGGCCAGTGTTTGCAGAACAAGGACCTGCCTAGCGATCGGCTGGTGGACACACTAACAGCCACAACCGAAGATACAGAGTTCATGGAATTTATAAGCAAGTACAAGTTTCACCTTGCCATGGAGAACGCAATCTGCGACGATTATATGACTGAGAAACTGTGGCGCCCCATGCACTTGGGAGCTGTGCCGATATATCGTGGGTCCCCAGTGGTACAGGACTGGATGCCCAATCCACACTCTATAATTCTGATCGACAGCTTCAAGTCTCCAAAGGCCTTGGCGGACTTCATAAATTACCTCGATCAGAACGACGAAGAATATATGAAGTACCTGGAGTACAAACAGCCGGGAGGCATCACCAACACCCTGCTGCTGGAGAGTTTAGAAACGAGGGACTGGGGCGTGAACGACGTTAACAAGCCCAACTACTTGAATGGGTTTGAGTGCTTTGTTTGCGAAAAGGAGAACGAGAGGCTGCGGGCAGAGGAGGCTCACCGACAGCAGCCAGATAAGTTTCTGCCGCCAGCCCCTAGAATGGCTGCTTACAATCACATGGGGTGCCCCCTGCCGGTCCCTGGGTATGGAAACTTTGATGAGATTCCTGAAGATGACAG CTGGAAACAAATGTGGCAGCAAGATTACTGGCAGAGCCTCGACCAGGCTGAAGCCCTGAGCACTATGATTCACCGAAATGAGACTGACCCAAATAAACTGTGGGATTATGTTCACCAACTGATGACAAAGAGAAGTAAACACTAG